The genomic window GATAGCATCGCATCTTTCAGCAACTGACTGTGCAGGGTGACGCTGATTTTCCTTTAGGGTTAAGGATTGATGGCAGGCAACGAAACCAGAATCGCGGCGGTTCGTTTTCTTCTTCAAACGAAAGACATTGAAATATGAGTGGTAAGGCTTCGCAGGAGAATAAACAGTGGTGGGCCCGGTTTCAGCAATTGCTCGACGACGGGATTGAATGGCCCAGCCCTTACGTTTTTAAGTTTATTGTGCCGCGTGATAACCTTTCAGAAGTTGAGCAACTGTTTCACAATTTTCCGATTTCCGTACGTGAATCGAGCAAAGGGAATTATGCCAGTGTGACAGCCAAATTTGTAGTGCACTCGAGTGACGAGGTCATTGCAATGTATACGTCGGCTGCAAAAATAGAGGGCATTATTCTGCTTTGAGCAGCACGATGTAGTTTGTGTTCCACCCCACGCCCGTTGGTTTTCTGTTGAATAGCTTCTT from Bacteroidota bacterium includes these protein-coding regions:
- a CDS encoding DUF493 family protein, producing the protein MSGKASQENKQWWARFQQLLDDGIEWPSPYVFKFIVPRDNLSEVEQLFHNFPISVRESSKGNYASVTAKFVVHSSDEVIAMYTSAAKIEGIILL